In Mustelus asterias chromosome 17, sMusAst1.hap1.1, whole genome shotgun sequence, the following are encoded in one genomic region:
- the LOC144506120 gene encoding cysteinyl leukotriene receptor 2-like, producing the protein MNNTSILGNDSCENIDDFKTDIYVPTYIIVFIFGFIENVFCIYVFLRLYKKKTAMSVVLVNLAISDLLFVCTLPWRVHYYLRFSIWNLSESLCVFLTYALYLNMYCSIYFLTLMSILRYFAIVHPIKGLKYSSVKSVQILCVVIWVFVGVAASPFLKGENNGTKCFDLEDVNSKIYTMNLISLVIGCIIPFFIITFCYTIVVKTLLILKTKHHKKRASLRKAIAMAIVVMVLFLTSFLPYHILRTVYLAITNDTRNIFQASCFVQKAVVVTLCGAAINSCLDPLLYYFAAETFRDKLRTTIKSTFRGCPALMHKT; encoded by the coding sequence ATGAATAACACAAGTATCCTGGGGAATGACTCGTGTGAGAACATCGATGACTTCAAAACTGATATCTATGTACCAACGTATATCATTGTATTTATTTTTGGATTCATTGAAAATGTCTTCTGTATATATGTATTCCTGAGGTTATACAAGAAGAAGACTGCAATGAGCGTTGTCCTGGTGAACCTGGCGATATCGGACCTGCTCTTTGTGTGCACTTTGCCCTGGCGGGTTCATTATTATTTGAGATTCAGCATTTGGAACCTTTCAGAATCCTTGTGTGTATTCCTGACTTATGCCCTGTACCTCAACATGTACTGCAGCATCTACTTTCTGACTCTGATGAGCATATTACGCTACTTCGCTATAGTGCATCCAATTAAAGGTTTGAAGTATAGTAGTGTCAAATCTGTACAAATCTTATGCGTCGTAATATGGGTATTTGTTGGAGTAGCAGCCAGTCCTTTTCTGAAAGGTGAAAATAATGGAACAAAATGCTTTGATCTCGAAGATGTTAACAGTAAAATATATACCATGAATTTAATTTCTCTGGTCATAGGTTGCATTATTCCCTTCTTTATTATCACATTCTGTTACACAATTGTTGTTAAGACCTTGCTAATCTTAAAGACAAAACATCACAAGAAAAGGGCCTCCCTCAGAAAGGCAATTGCCATGGCTATTGTTGTAATGGTTCTATTTCTAACCAGTTTTCTACCCTATCACATTCTACGAACTGTCTACCTTGCCATAACAAATGACACCAGAAACATATTCCAAGCCAGCTGCTTTGTTCAGAAAGCTGTGGTGGTTACCCTGTGTGGTGCAGCAATCAATTCTTGTTTGGATCCCCTTTTATATTACTTTGCAGCAGAGACCTTCCGGGACAAGCTGAGAACCACAATCAAGAGTACATTCAGAGGCTGTCCTGCACTGATGCATAAAACTTGA